From a region of the Myxococcus guangdongensis genome:
- a CDS encoding DEAD/DEAH box helicase: protein MDAPLELHFDCGTLVAPTLPDDARLSALFQKDGRTGVYRAAARHYREVVLRLRELGVAYEDRAKRFEPLEAELTVPIQPFPHQRAALDAWTRAGGQGLVELPTGAGKTLLAVLAIAHVKRPTLVVVPTLDLMTQWQGVLARHFSTPVGMLGGGVNDRQPLTVTTYDSAAMQTEFHGNRFGLLVCDECHHLPAPSYRFIAEGSLAPYRLGLTATLERTDGGERVCEELLGPLVHRTDIRELQGEYLAPYEVKRVEVPLTSAEKARYDEARALYLGFVRKLGVRLSAPEGWARFLAQSQRSDEGRAAYRAYREQRRIALTSSGKQEVLWRILLEHREDRVLVFTDDNETVYTLARRLLLPALTHHTPIPERKALLAAFASGELPVLLTSRVLNEGVDVPEARVGVVLSGSGSVREHVQRLGRILRKRPGKRAMLYEVCSAQTAESGISERRRQHDAYLEEG from the coding sequence ATGGATGCCCCCCTCGAGCTCCACTTCGACTGCGGCACCCTGGTGGCCCCGACGCTGCCGGACGATGCGCGGCTGAGCGCCCTCTTCCAGAAGGACGGGCGCACGGGGGTGTACCGCGCCGCCGCCCGGCACTACCGCGAGGTGGTGCTGAGGCTGAGGGAGCTGGGGGTGGCGTACGAGGACCGCGCGAAGCGCTTCGAGCCGCTCGAGGCGGAGCTGACGGTGCCCATCCAACCGTTCCCCCACCAGCGCGCGGCGCTCGATGCCTGGACGCGCGCGGGAGGCCAGGGGCTGGTGGAGCTGCCGACGGGCGCGGGCAAGACGCTGCTCGCGGTGCTGGCCATCGCGCACGTGAAGCGGCCCACGTTGGTGGTGGTGCCCACGCTGGACCTGATGACGCAGTGGCAGGGCGTGCTGGCGCGCCACTTCTCCACGCCGGTGGGGATGCTGGGCGGCGGGGTGAACGACCGGCAACCGCTGACGGTGACGACGTACGACTCGGCGGCGATGCAGACGGAGTTCCACGGCAACCGCTTCGGGTTGCTCGTGTGTGACGAGTGTCATCATCTGCCGGCGCCCAGCTATCGGTTCATCGCGGAGGGCTCACTGGCGCCGTACCGGTTGGGGCTCACCGCGACGCTGGAGCGCACGGACGGCGGCGAGCGGGTGTGCGAGGAGCTCCTGGGGCCGCTGGTGCACCGCACCGACATCCGCGAGCTCCAGGGGGAGTACCTGGCGCCCTATGAAGTGAAGCGCGTGGAGGTGCCGCTGACGTCGGCGGAGAAGGCGCGCTACGACGAGGCCCGGGCGTTGTACCTGGGCTTCGTGCGCAAGCTGGGCGTGCGGCTGTCGGCGCCGGAGGGCTGGGCGCGCTTCCTGGCGCAGAGCCAGCGCAGCGACGAGGGCCGAGCAGCGTACCGCGCCTATCGCGAGCAGCGCCGCATCGCGCTCACCTCCAGCGGCAAGCAGGAGGTGCTGTGGAGAATCCTGCTGGAGCACCGCGAGGACCGGGTGCTCGTCTTCACGGACGACAACGAGACGGTGTACACGCTGGCGCGCCGGCTGCTGCTGCCCGCGCTCACGCACCACACGCCGATACCGGAGCGCAAGGCGCTGCTGGCGGCGTTCGCCTCGGGGGAGCTGCCGGTGCTGCTCACCTCGCGCGTGTTGAACGAGGGCGTCGACGTTCCGGAGGCGCGAGTGGGAGTGGTGCTCAGCGGCAGCGGGAGCGTGCGCGAGCACGTGCAGCGGCTGGGGCGAATCCTCCGCAAGCGCCCCGGGAAGCGGGCGATGTTGTACGAGGTCTGCTCCGCGCAGACGGCGGAGAGCGGCATCAGCGAGCGACGCAGGCAGCACGACGCCTACCTGGAGGAGGGCTGA
- a CDS encoding DUF790 family protein, producing MLTRELLAYRTQKGILRPAFVKRDDPTLAKRGAPC from the coding sequence ATGCTGACGCGGGAGCTGCTCGCGTACCGCACGCAGAAGGGCATCCTTCGTCCCGCGTTCGTGAAGCGCGACGACCCCACGCTCGCCAAGCGAGGCGCGCCATGCTGA
- a CDS encoding DUF790 family protein gives MLTRELLAYRTQKGILRPAFVKRDDPALLALATELLASIEASRGAICDDVEEALGLLAGAWSRPKIARGLVKLLVDRLTFEEPAPDVSETRWARLKTAAQVLRALTPDTTVEAYEARLEQALGTPLPHARQALYADLPGNRKLLGWDGEPPTAQTLVDRYNLALAQGPLLSARRLTLRARSPELLRVRKVLRWLKFCRLVAEVRRDGPDWELEVEGPGAMLALQKKYGLQLASFLSVVPVLERWELKATVEPSRRQATLMLSDKDPLVSPLPAALGHVPEEVASLSSSFEDDAWELDLTPLPRHVGAASLCVPDLTFRHRDSRQEFALELFHAWHASALTRRLAELRTRPDAGLLLGVDRALLAKEPGERQTLEAHPQVVLFHGFPSAKKLKDRLSKLSAARPRK, from the coding sequence ATGCTGACGCGGGAGCTGCTCGCGTACCGCACGCAGAAGGGCATCCTTCGTCCCGCGTTCGTGAAGCGCGACGACCCGGCGCTCCTCGCACTCGCGACGGAGTTGCTCGCCTCCATCGAGGCCTCGCGAGGCGCCATCTGTGACGACGTGGAAGAAGCCCTCGGTCTGCTCGCGGGCGCGTGGTCTCGTCCGAAAATCGCGCGCGGTCTGGTGAAGCTGCTCGTCGACCGGCTCACCTTCGAGGAGCCCGCGCCCGACGTCTCCGAGACACGCTGGGCCCGACTGAAGACCGCCGCCCAGGTGCTGCGCGCGCTGACGCCCGACACCACCGTCGAAGCCTACGAGGCCCGGCTGGAGCAGGCCCTCGGCACGCCGCTGCCGCACGCACGCCAGGCGCTGTACGCGGACCTGCCCGGAAACCGGAAGCTGCTCGGCTGGGACGGCGAGCCCCCCACGGCGCAGACGCTGGTCGACCGCTACAACCTCGCCCTCGCACAGGGGCCCCTCCTCTCCGCGCGGCGGCTGACGCTGCGAGCCCGCTCACCGGAGCTCTTGCGCGTGCGCAAGGTGCTGCGCTGGTTGAAGTTCTGCCGGCTCGTCGCCGAGGTCCGACGCGATGGCCCCGACTGGGAGCTGGAGGTCGAGGGCCCCGGCGCCATGCTCGCGCTGCAGAAGAAGTACGGCCTGCAGCTCGCCTCGTTCCTGTCCGTGGTGCCGGTGCTGGAGCGCTGGGAACTCAAGGCCACGGTGGAGCCCTCGCGCCGCCAGGCCACGCTGATGTTGAGCGACAAGGACCCGCTCGTCTCTCCCCTACCCGCCGCGTTGGGTCATGTCCCCGAGGAGGTCGCCTCCTTGTCCTCCAGCTTCGAGGATGACGCGTGGGAGCTGGACCTGACGCCGCTGCCCCGCCACGTGGGCGCCGCCAGCCTGTGCGTGCCGGACCTCACCTTCCGCCACCGCGACTCGCGTCAGGAATTCGCCCTGGAGCTGTTCCACGCCTGGCACGCGAGCGCCCTCACCCGCAGGCTCGCCGAGCTGCGCACCCGGCCCGACGCGGGGCTGCTCCTGGGCGTCGACCGGGCCCTCCTGGCCAAGGAACCCGGCGAGCGACAGACGCTGGAGGCCCATCCCCAGGTCGTGCTCTTCCACGGCTTCCCCTCCGCGAAGAAGCTCAAGGACCGGCTGTCGAAGCTCTCCGCCGCGCGCCCCCGGAAGTAA
- a CDS encoding helix-turn-helix transcriptional regulator: MEKTLASRLGGAARLARTRLNLTQADVAERIGIASEVYGRLERGHMLPSIQTFRRLCVVLSISADEALGLKPSQEVKWAAEPPSEYGESGELRRLLRRAKQLDRSAIRLLSVLAAQFKPKGT; the protein is encoded by the coding sequence ATGGAAAAGACCCTCGCATCCCGCCTCGGAGGAGCTGCGCGCCTGGCCCGCACCCGGCTGAACCTGACGCAGGCCGACGTCGCGGAGCGCATCGGTATCGCGAGCGAAGTCTACGGGCGGCTGGAGCGCGGCCACATGTTGCCGAGCATCCAGACCTTCCGGCGGCTGTGCGTGGTGCTCTCCATCTCCGCGGACGAGGCGTTGGGCCTCAAGCCCTCGCAGGAGGTGAAGTGGGCCGCGGAGCCTCCCAGCGAGTATGGCGAGTCGGGTGAGCTGCGCCGGCTGTTGCGCCGGGCCAAGCAGCTGGACCGCAGCGCCATCCGCCTGTTGAGCGTGCTGGCCGCGCAGTTCAAGCCCAAGGGCACCTGA
- a CDS encoding response regulator transcription factor: MRHLTRHVEAMCKQPFVTFLFVDEDPLALAAWRRLVRDLPGAKRFARDMAEALALVHEQPPRVVVCGDLLPDGDGLHLLEAVRARHPHTACALHAVRPPPRSCPREITWVDRAAHPQELHSRLRVLGQATGHPCA, encoded by the coding sequence ATGCGTCACCTCACCCGCCACGTCGAAGCCATGTGCAAGCAGCCCTTCGTCACCTTCCTGTTCGTGGATGAAGACCCCCTCGCGCTCGCGGCGTGGCGTCGGCTCGTCCGGGACCTCCCCGGAGCCAAGCGCTTCGCGCGAGACATGGCCGAGGCCCTCGCGCTCGTGCACGAGCAGCCCCCGCGCGTGGTCGTCTGCGGAGACCTGCTGCCGGACGGAGACGGGCTGCACCTGCTCGAAGCCGTGCGCGCACGCCACCCGCACACCGCCTGCGCGCTCCACGCGGTGCGCCCACCTCCCAGGTCCTGTCCGCGCGAAATCACCTGGGTGGACCGCGCCGCACATCCCCAGGAGCTCCACTCCCGGCTTCGCGTCCTGGGACAGGCCACCGGACACCCCTGCGCCTGA
- a CDS encoding metallophosphoesterase family protein yields the protein MKLYAISDLHLRHADNKQALQTLPAFPDDWLIVAGDVGETLSEMDFMLRTLTARFRQVIWVPGNHELWTMPSEQPSLRGDARYQRLVALCRGHGALTPEDPYPRWPGEGPHRVIVPMFLGYDYSFRPDHVPEDKALEWAFEDDLLCTDEVLLHPDPYPSRSAWCAARVESTRARLDALPPGCSTILVNHYPLRHEHVRLPRIPRFSIWCGTKRTEDWHARYRAEVVVTGHLHIPLTQWRDGVRFEEVSLGYPMQWKHRGGIERCLREILPGPATRPL from the coding sequence ATGAAGCTCTACGCCATCAGTGACTTGCACCTGCGTCACGCCGACAACAAGCAGGCCCTGCAGACCCTGCCCGCCTTCCCGGACGACTGGCTCATCGTCGCCGGGGACGTGGGCGAGACGCTGTCCGAGATGGACTTCATGCTGCGCACGCTGACGGCGCGCTTCCGCCAGGTCATCTGGGTGCCGGGCAACCACGAGCTGTGGACCATGCCCTCCGAGCAGCCCTCCCTGCGCGGTGACGCGCGCTACCAACGGCTGGTGGCGCTGTGCCGTGGCCACGGCGCGCTCACGCCGGAGGACCCCTACCCGCGCTGGCCCGGCGAGGGCCCCCACCGCGTCATCGTCCCCATGTTCCTCGGCTACGACTACTCGTTCCGCCCGGACCACGTGCCGGAGGACAAGGCGCTGGAGTGGGCGTTCGAGGACGACCTCTTGTGCACCGACGAGGTGCTCCTGCATCCGGACCCGTACCCCAGCCGCTCCGCGTGGTGCGCCGCGCGCGTGGAGTCCACCCGGGCCCGGCTCGACGCGCTGCCTCCGGGCTGCAGCACCATCCTCGTCAACCACTACCCGCTCCGACACGAGCACGTGCGGCTGCCGCGCATCCCGCGCTTCTCCATCTGGTGCGGCACCAAGCGCACCGAGGACTGGCACGCGCGCTACCGCGCGGAAGTCGTCGTGACGGGCCACCTCCACATCCCGCTCACGCAGTGGCGCGACGGGGTGCGCTTCGAGGAGGTGTCGCTGGGCTACCCCATGCAGTGGAAGCACCGGGGCGGCATCGAGCGGTGCCTGCGCGAAATCCTCCCCGGGCCGGCCACCCGCCCGCTCTGA
- a CDS encoding M4 family metallopeptidase → MVNQRVRGVLGVAALSFLVGCNESTPAPEAKPQDTATKSAAALQLTGKKVVATDSSGVARFITGDLGPAPQAAAGFKALGQADLAPVAALIAPQLNLNAADLVLKKTFTDRQGDGHVIYGVKVNNIPVLYGQLRLTTRGGKVIAASTNTRSDLKAAAKASVDVSVAKDALQADRSTFDGLKIEEGHELVYFRDGDELVLVYKLIQTGERRDGTPVRDVVLVNATNGDVIARHPQIKEGLARRMHNGNNTTTLPGAVVRTEGQPEVADPVVNTNYDHLGTVYDCYSELFGRDSFDDAGATLVSTVHHRVAYVNAFWNGTQMVYGDGDGVNASNLANSLDVTAHELTHAVTEYSSDLIYDDQSGGLNESFSDIFGAVCEWYGDGNVVSARTWLVGDDVWTPNIPNDALRYMANPTQDGDSLDYFHDYDDSVDVHYSSGISNLAFYLLSQGGTHPTGKTTTVVTGIGIEKAGQIFYKANNEILEADATFDDAKIATEQAAAQLGYTAAEIASVTNAWKAVGVGVPIIVDTTPVQKDVPITGIGSTSGQKKYYEFNLPEGAYDLNVSIAGGTGDADLYVRYNNVPTTSLYDCRPYRAGNAESCAFATPANGRWVIMLNAYSTFSGVTLTVTWKGGYVPVQSGIALKNLSGAAGSSNVYTIEVPERKPGSGINSLYIQTGEGEGNPDIYVKLGSAPTKFDYDCRSVKEHQSEVCNLINVPAGKYYIEIYGAKGGYQGIAFIASHK, encoded by the coding sequence ATGGTGAATCAGCGAGTACGCGGTGTTCTTGGTGTAGCGGCGCTGTCCTTCCTCGTTGGTTGCAACGAGTCCACCCCTGCTCCCGAGGCCAAGCCCCAGGACACCGCGACGAAGAGCGCGGCGGCCCTGCAGCTGACCGGGAAGAAGGTTGTTGCTACGGATTCCTCCGGTGTCGCCAGGTTCATCACCGGCGACCTCGGCCCCGCACCGCAGGCGGCCGCGGGCTTCAAGGCCCTCGGTCAGGCGGATCTGGCTCCGGTGGCGGCGCTCATCGCGCCCCAGCTGAACCTGAACGCGGCGGACCTGGTCCTGAAGAAGACGTTCACGGACCGCCAGGGTGACGGCCACGTCATCTACGGCGTGAAGGTCAACAACATCCCCGTGCTGTACGGCCAGCTGCGCCTGACCACGCGCGGTGGCAAGGTCATCGCGGCGTCCACCAACACCCGCAGCGACCTGAAGGCCGCGGCCAAGGCGAGCGTGGACGTGTCGGTGGCGAAGGACGCCCTCCAGGCGGACCGCTCCACGTTCGACGGCCTGAAGATCGAGGAAGGCCACGAGCTGGTCTACTTCCGTGACGGCGACGAGCTGGTGCTCGTCTACAAGCTCATCCAGACGGGTGAGCGCCGCGACGGGACGCCGGTGCGCGATGTCGTCCTGGTCAACGCGACCAACGGCGACGTGATTGCCCGCCACCCGCAGATCAAGGAGGGCCTGGCCCGCCGGATGCACAACGGCAACAACACCACGACGCTCCCCGGCGCGGTCGTTCGCACCGAGGGTCAGCCCGAGGTCGCCGACCCGGTCGTCAACACGAACTACGACCACCTGGGCACGGTGTACGACTGCTACAGCGAGCTGTTCGGTCGTGACTCGTTCGACGACGCCGGCGCCACGCTGGTCAGCACGGTCCACCACCGCGTCGCGTACGTGAACGCCTTCTGGAACGGCACCCAGATGGTGTACGGCGATGGCGACGGCGTGAACGCCAGCAACCTGGCCAACTCGCTGGACGTGACGGCGCACGAGCTGACGCACGCCGTGACGGAGTACTCCTCCGACCTCATCTACGACGACCAGTCGGGTGGTCTGAACGAGTCCTTCTCCGACATCTTCGGCGCGGTGTGCGAGTGGTACGGCGACGGCAACGTCGTCAGCGCGCGCACGTGGCTGGTCGGTGACGACGTGTGGACGCCGAACATCCCGAACGACGCCCTGCGCTACATGGCGAACCCCACGCAGGACGGGGACTCGCTCGACTACTTCCACGACTACGACGACAGCGTGGACGTGCACTACAGCTCGGGTATCTCCAACCTGGCGTTCTACCTGCTGTCGCAGGGTGGCACGCACCCGACGGGCAAGACCACCACCGTCGTGACGGGCATCGGCATCGAGAAGGCCGGGCAGATCTTCTACAAGGCCAACAACGAGATCCTCGAGGCGGACGCGACGTTCGACGACGCGAAGATCGCCACCGAGCAGGCCGCCGCGCAGCTCGGCTACACCGCGGCTGAGATCGCCTCGGTGACCAACGCCTGGAAGGCCGTGGGCGTGGGCGTGCCCATCATCGTGGACACGACCCCCGTGCAGAAGGACGTGCCCATCACCGGCATCGGCTCCACCAGCGGCCAGAAGAAGTACTACGAGTTCAACCTGCCCGAGGGCGCGTACGACCTGAACGTCTCCATCGCCGGCGGCACGGGCGACGCGGACCTGTACGTTCGCTACAACAACGTCCCCACCACCAGCCTGTACGACTGCCGTCCGTACCGCGCTGGCAACGCCGAGTCCTGCGCGTTCGCCACGCCGGCCAACGGCCGCTGGGTCATCATGCTCAACGCCTACAGCACCTTCTCGGGCGTGACGCTGACGGTGACCTGGAAGGGTGGCTACGTGCCCGTGCAGTCCGGCATCGCGCTGAAGAACCTCTCCGGCGCGGCGGGCTCCTCGAACGTGTACACCATCGAGGTTCCGGAGCGTAAGCCTGGCTCCGGCATCAACAGCCTGTACATCCAGACGGGCGAGGGCGAGGGCAACCCGGACATCTACGTGAAGCTGGGCTCGGCGCCGACGAAGTTCGACTACGACTGCCGCAGCGTGAAGGAGCACCAGTCCGAGGTGTGCAACCTCATCAACGTGCCGGCCGGCAAGTACTACATCGAGATCTACGGCGCGAAGGGTGGCTACCAGGGCATCGCGTTCATCGCGTCGCACAAGTAA
- a CDS encoding NADPH:quinone oxidoreductase family protein: MRALQLQRLDGPDGLALVELAEPEAQDAVLIDVVAAGVSFPDLLLTKGQYQLKPPLPFVPGVEVAGVVRSAPEGASVKAGERVMAFSFGLGGFAEVAAIPAEMVFRIPQRWSFEAAAGVVMNYHTAHFALHRRGRLKAGETVVVHGAAGGVGTASIQVARGAGARVVAVVSDERKAEVARKAGAHEVLLSSGPWLTQLKELTDGLGANVVLDPVGGDIFDKSLKALAPEGRLLVVGFAAGRIPEVAVNKLLLRNIDVVGVAWGGFLLHEPSLTPTIAKDLEAMADQGVLEPVVGPVFPLEQGAQALRELDARRATGKVVLRMREG; this comes from the coding sequence ATGCGCGCACTTCAGCTGCAGCGACTGGACGGACCCGACGGGCTGGCGTTGGTGGAGCTTGCCGAGCCCGAGGCGCAGGACGCGGTGCTCATCGACGTGGTGGCGGCGGGGGTGAGCTTCCCCGACCTGCTCCTGACGAAGGGGCAGTACCAGTTGAAGCCGCCGCTGCCCTTCGTGCCGGGCGTGGAGGTCGCGGGCGTGGTGCGCTCGGCGCCCGAGGGCGCGTCGGTGAAGGCGGGGGAGCGGGTGATGGCCTTCAGCTTCGGGCTGGGAGGCTTCGCGGAGGTGGCGGCGATTCCCGCCGAGATGGTGTTCCGAATCCCTCAGCGCTGGAGCTTCGAGGCGGCCGCGGGCGTGGTGATGAACTACCACACGGCGCACTTCGCGCTGCACCGCCGGGGCCGGCTGAAGGCGGGCGAGACGGTGGTGGTGCACGGCGCCGCGGGTGGCGTGGGCACGGCGTCCATCCAGGTGGCGCGCGGTGCGGGCGCGCGCGTGGTGGCGGTGGTGAGCGACGAGCGCAAGGCGGAGGTGGCCCGCAAGGCGGGAGCGCACGAGGTGCTGCTGTCCTCGGGGCCCTGGCTCACGCAGCTCAAGGAGCTGACGGACGGCCTGGGCGCCAACGTGGTGCTGGACCCGGTGGGTGGGGACATCTTCGACAAGAGCCTCAAGGCGCTGGCGCCCGAGGGACGGCTGCTGGTGGTGGGCTTCGCCGCGGGCCGCATCCCCGAGGTGGCGGTGAACAAGCTGCTCCTGCGCAACATCGACGTCGTGGGCGTGGCGTGGGGCGGCTTCCTGCTCCATGAGCCGTCGCTGACGCCCACCATCGCCAAGGACTTGGAGGCGATGGCGGACCAGGGCGTGCTCGAGCCCGTCGTCGGCCCCGTCTTCCCCCTGGAGCAGGGCGCGCAGGCGCTGCGCGAGTTGGATGCCCGGCGCGCGACCGGCAAGGTCGTCCTGCGCATGCGCGAAGGCTGA
- a CDS encoding DNA glycosylase AlkZ-like family protein encodes MPSHPPATVLPPDEARRFLVAHLGLSRPFPLQGARGARALLKSLRCIQLDPLDVIGTNADLVALARVDGLARGDVYRHLLPGHAFEHFAKERCLLPTSAFPYYRERAAQAPWWRLEERLKRVPEAVLHAVLDEVTSRGRSSSRELKDHGAVVPIDWSGWKGTARATAMALEILWTRCQVVVCGRGPGGKLYDVPHRALPRMAEARVKTTFERWGLTERVEASGLLSRASGPHWSTLTEVRTSSLPDTLVDEGVLEAVSIPGSPRRYLAPRGFRKREQPEPDARMRILGPLDPVLWDRELVRVAFGFDYTWEVYKPAAQREWGWYVCPLLHRGKLVGRLEARVREGVLQVDNLWREKGVKLDDAALDEALARHAAACGADVVRRPRARVTGRAS; translated from the coding sequence GTGCCCTCGCATCCTCCCGCCACCGTGCTTCCGCCGGACGAGGCTCGACGCTTCCTCGTCGCGCACCTCGGGCTCTCGCGTCCCTTCCCGCTTCAAGGCGCCCGGGGTGCCCGCGCGCTCCTGAAGTCCCTGCGCTGCATCCAATTGGACCCGCTGGACGTCATCGGCACCAACGCGGACCTGGTGGCGCTCGCGCGCGTGGACGGGCTGGCGCGCGGTGACGTGTACCGGCACCTGCTGCCGGGGCATGCCTTCGAGCACTTCGCCAAGGAGCGCTGCCTGCTGCCGACCAGCGCGTTCCCCTACTACCGCGAGCGCGCGGCCCAGGCTCCGTGGTGGCGACTGGAGGAGCGACTCAAGCGGGTGCCGGAGGCGGTGCTGCACGCGGTGCTCGACGAGGTGACATCGCGCGGACGCTCCTCGTCACGCGAGCTGAAGGACCATGGCGCGGTGGTGCCCATCGACTGGAGTGGTTGGAAGGGCACCGCTCGCGCCACGGCGATGGCGCTGGAAATCCTGTGGACGCGCTGCCAGGTGGTGGTGTGTGGCCGAGGCCCGGGCGGCAAGCTGTACGACGTCCCGCACCGCGCCCTGCCCCGGATGGCCGAGGCCCGGGTGAAGACGACGTTCGAACGCTGGGGGCTGACCGAGCGCGTGGAGGCCTCCGGCCTGCTCAGCCGCGCGAGCGGTCCGCACTGGTCCACCCTGACGGAGGTGCGCACCTCCTCGCTCCCCGACACGTTGGTCGACGAGGGTGTGCTGGAGGCGGTCAGCATCCCCGGCTCGCCCCGGCGGTACCTGGCGCCCAGGGGCTTCCGGAAGCGGGAGCAGCCGGAGCCCGACGCGAGGATGCGCATCCTCGGACCCCTGGACCCGGTGCTGTGGGACCGCGAGCTGGTGCGCGTGGCGTTCGGCTTCGACTACACGTGGGAGGTCTACAAGCCCGCCGCGCAGCGCGAGTGGGGGTGGTACGTCTGTCCGCTGCTCCACCGGGGGAAGCTGGTGGGACGGCTGGAGGCGCGCGTGCGCGAGGGCGTGCTCCAGGTGGACAACCTGTGGCGGGAGAAGGGCGTGAAGCTGGACGATGCCGCGCTCGACGAGGCGCTCGCGCGTCATGCGGCCGCGTGCGGCGCCGACGTCGTGCGCAGGCCCCGGGCGCGCGTCACGGGTCGGGCCTCCTGA